Proteins encoded in a region of the Carassius gibelio isolate Cgi1373 ecotype wild population from Czech Republic chromosome B5, carGib1.2-hapl.c, whole genome shotgun sequence genome:
- the LOC127957132 gene encoding spectrin beta chain, non-erythrocytic 1 isoform X3 — MSTLSPTDFDSVEIQQQYNDINNRWDLAAETEWDNENSSARLFERSRIKALADEREAVQKKTFTKWVNSHLGRVTCRIGDLYTDLRDGRMLIRLLEVLSGEQLPKPTKGRMRIHCLENVDKALQFLKEQKVHLENMGSHDIVDGNHRLTLGLIWTIILRFQIQDISVETEDNKEKKSAKDALLLWCQMKTAGYPNVNVHNFTTSWRDGLAFNAIVHKHRPDLIDFDNLKRSNAHYNLQNAFNVAEKELGLTKLLDPEDVNVDQPDEKSIITYVATYYHYFSKMKALAVEGKRIGKVLDYAIEADQLIEKYETLASELLQWIEQTIVTLNDRQLANSLNGVQNQLQAFNTYRTVEKPPKFTEKGNLEVLLFTIQSKMRANNQKVYIPREGKLISDINKAWERLEKAEHERELALRNELIRQEKLEMLAARFDRKAAMRETWLSENQRLVSQDSFGVDLGAVEAATRKHEAIETDIQAYGERVAAVEAVARELEAEGYHEVRRILARRDNVLRLWEYLKELLAARRERLFAHRDLQRLLQEMSYIMDWMEDMESRLQSQDSGKHLHDVEDLLQKHTLVEADISAQAERVKAVQAAAKRFTSNEQNYKPCDPSLVEEKVDLLGRTYGDLGQLAADRRARLDDSRRLWQFLWELGEEAAWIREQEQILSGGDYGKDLSSALHLLSKHEAFRDEMAARYGPLGNSIAGGETLVKEGHFGAPEVTERIKDVKAQWSHMEEASRLREQGLKESVALHQFQTDANDMEAWILETLRQVSSQEVGHDEFSTQTLARKQREVEEEIQSHRSLIDSLHEQASTLPEAYAQSPQVEGRLPAIEQQYEELERLSSSWRQDLDGALALYRMFSEASACQLWVGEKELWLHNMEIPTKLEDLEVVQQRFETLEPEMNTLGARISDVNQVAQQLLGSDHRNKEQIDQTQNQLNKRWSDFQSLANQRKQALESALNIQNYHLECNEIKSWMKEKTKVIESTQSLGNDLAGVMALQRKLTGMERDLEAIQGKLDDLRSEAEKLASEHPEQEEEIKGRLAEIQDVWEELRATMKRREESLGEASKLQGFLRDLDDFQAWLSRTQTTVASEDTPTSLAEAERLLAQHEAIKNEVDNYREDYEKMRATGAEVTQGQTDAQYMFLAQRLQALDTGWNELRRMWESRHCVLAQAFDFQTLLRDAKQAEGFLNSQEYVLSHTEMPSSLQGAVEAIKKHEDFLTTMEANEEKINGVVESGRRLISDGNTYADKIQEKTDSIQERHQKNKQAANELLAKLKDNRELQHFLQDGQELNLWINEKMLTAQDMSYDEARNLHSKWQKHQAFMAELASNKDWLDKIDKEGQVLVKEKPELEQTVSETMSSLQKQWEELESTTQAKAQCLFDANRAELFTQSCSALDSWLQNISSQLQSDDFGKDLTSVNILLKKHQMLEHQMEVREKEVQSLQSQALALAQEDAGIVEVDGQQRRVTESFSNLQDPLRQRRQQLLDSKEAHQFNRDLEDEILWVKERMPLATSTDHGKDLPSVQLLIKKNQTLQKEIQGHQPRIDDIQAHGRNMSPEESEMDRERRAALDGRLAELRELWALLISETEKRNLRLEEANRAQQFYADAAEAEAWMGEQELHMMSEEKAKDEQSALVMVKKHQILEQALEDYAQTIHQLANSSRLMVNGEHPESERITLRQAQVDKLYAGLKDLAEERRGKLQERLRLTQLKREVDDLEQWIAEREVVAGSHELGQDYEHVTMLRDKFREFARDTSTIGQERVDAVNDQADELIESGHPENASVAEWKDGLNEAWADLLELIDTRTQMLAASYELHRFHQDAREALGLIREKKETLAGAELGRDLNTVQHLLRQHTAYEHDVQALSGQVTQVQDDAARLQKAYAGEKADDIHRHERAVTEAWEGLQSATQARRLLLLDTVEKFRFLNMVRDLMLWMEGVSLQIQSHDSPRDVSSAGLVIANHQDIKSEIETRADSFTASSEMGRTLINNNHYASDEIQEKLDQLQARRTEINQKWQEKMDHLQIVLEVLQFSRDASMAESWLAGQEPLVRGAELGSNVDEVESLIKRHEAFEKLAAGWEDRFTQLEKLTTLEEQEIQRRLEEEERARRPPTPPPVEEVVQSEINDSAARTSLDQTTLNQSVSVNGDYSDQETSQGSESESVNGPGRDSGLDSASRQDPSATLPGRGGAEGATEIMEGILCRKQEMESHNKKAATRSWQNVYCILRKGSLGFYKDNKSASNGIPYHGEVPISLSEAVCEVAHDYKKRKHVFKLRLGDGKEFLFQAKDEAEMSSWIQAIQSSLSSTERSPGGTRGLSRAMTMPPMSPSSGDAGGVTMRNKDGKERGGEKRFSFFGKKK, encoded by the exons ATGAGAGAGAGGCAGTGCAGAAGAAGACCTTCACAAAATGGGTGAACTCTCACCTGGGCCGTGTGACCTGCAGGATTGGTGACCTCTACACTGACCTCCGTGATGGACGTATGCTTATCCGACTGCTGGAAGTTCTCTCTGGGGAACAACTG CCAAAGCCCACCAAAGGCCGTATGCGCATCCACTGCCTGGAGAATGTTGACAAGGCCCTGCAGTTCCTGAAGGAACAAAAGGTTCATCTGGAGAACATGGGTTCTCATGATATTGTCGATGGAAACCACCGCCTCACACTTGGACTCATTTGGACCATAATCCTCCGCTTCCAG ATCCAAGACATTAGCGTTGAGACAGAGGACAACAAGGAGAAGAAATCAGCCAAAGATGCTCTGCTGCTGTGGTGTCAGATGAAGACTGCAGG GTACCCAAATGTCAATGTCCACAACTTTACCACCAGCTGGAGAGATGGTCTAGCGTTCAATGCCATAGTGCACAAACACAG GCCAGACTTGATTGACTTTGATAATCTTAAGCGCTCTAATGCCCACTATAACCTGCAGAATGCCTTTAATGTGGCAGAGAAGGAGCTGGGTCTTACCAAGCTACTGGATCCCGAGG ATGTGAATGTTGATCAGCCTGATGAAAAGTCCATCATCACATATGTGGCCACATACTACCACTACTTCAGCAAGATGAAGGCGCTCGCCGTAGAGGGCAAGAGAATTGGCAAG GTGCTAGACTATGCTATTGAAGCAGATCAGCTGATAGAGAAATATGAGACTCTGGCCTCAGAGCTGCTGCAGTGGATTGAACAAACCATTGTTACCCTTAATGACCGTCAGCTCGCTAACTCGCTCAATGGGGTTCAGAACCAGCTACAGGCCTTCAATACATACCGCACCGTGGAGAAACCACCCAA ATTCACCGAAAAGGGAAATTTGGAGGTTTTGCTCTTCACCATTCAGAGTAAAATGAGAGCAAACAATCAGAAAGTCTACATCCCACGAGAGGGAAAACTCatctctgacatcaacaag GCATGGGAGAGGCTGGAGAAAGCAGAACACGAGAGGGAGTTGGCACTGAGAAATGAGCTGATTCGTCAGGAGAAGCTGGAGATGTTGGCCGCACGTTTTGACCGCAAAGCAGCCATGAGAGAAACCTGGCTCAGCGAAAACCAGCGGCTGGTCTCACAG GACAGTTTTGGTGTTGACCTGGGTGCCGTGGAAGCAGCCACTCGCAAACACGAGGCCATTGAGACAGACATTCAGGCGTATGGTGAGCGTGTAGCAGCTGTAGAAGCTGTTGCTCGAGAACTGGAGGCGGAGGGATATCATGAAGTGCGGCGCATACTGGCACGGAGGGATAACGTCCTCCGACTGTGGGAGTATCTGAAGGAACTACTTGCGGCACGTAGAGAGAGACTGTTTGCACACAGAGACCTGCAGCGCCTCCTACAGGAGATGAGCTACATCATGGACTGGATGGAAGACATGGAG agTCGCCTGCAATCTCAGGACAGTGGAAAACACCTTCATGATGTGGAGGACttgctgcagaaacacacacttgTGGAAGCTGATATATCCGCACAGGCTGAGCGAGTCAAGGCCGTGCAAGCTGCTGCAAAGAGATTTACTTCAAATGAACAGA ATTATAAGCCATGTGACCCCTCTCTGGTTGAAGAGAAGGTGGATCTTCTGGGCCGAACGTATGGAGATCTCGGGCAGCTGGCAGCAGATCGACGAGCTCGACTGGATGATTCACGAAGGTTGTGGCAGTTCCTGTGGGAACTGGGAGAGGAGGCTGCCTGGATCCGAGAGCAGGAGCAGATCTTGTCTGGAGGAGACTACGGAAAGGACTTAAGCTCCGCTCTTCACCTTCTGTCTAAACATGAGGCCTTCAGGGATGAGATGGCAGCCCGGTATGGCCCTCTAGGGAACAGCATTGCTGGTGGAGAGACCCTGGTGAAGGAAGGCCACTTTGGAGCTCCTGAGGTGACAGAGCGAATCAAGGACGTGAAAGCACAGTGGTCGCACATGGAGGAG GCCTCACGGTTGCGTGAGCAGGGACTGAAAGAGTCTGTAGCTCTCCATCAGTTCCAGACAGATGCCAACGACATGGAGGCCTGGATACTGGAAACACTAAGACag GTGTCTAGTCAAGAAGTTGGCCATGATGAGTTTTCTACACAGACTCTGGCCAGAAAGCAGAGAGAGGTGGAGGAGGAAATTCAAAGTCACCGATCACTCATCGACTCACTACATGAACAGGCCTCTACACTGCCTGAAGCATATGCACAGTCTCCACAG gtgGAGGGCCGTCTCCCAGCAATAGAGCAGCAATATGAAGAGTTAGAGAGGCTGTCGTCGTCATGGCGACAGGACTTAGATGGAGCACTTGCATTGTATCGTATGTTTAGCGAAGCTAGTGCCTGCCAGCTATGGGTCGGAGAAAAAGAACTGTGGCTGCATAACATGGAGATTCCCACCAAACTGGAGGATCTGGAGGTGGTCCAGCAGAG GTTTGAAACTCTGGAGCCAGAGATGAACACACTGGGTGCTCGCATTTCTGATGTCAATCAAGTGGCTCAACAGCTTCTTGGATCAGACCACCGCAACAAAGAGCAGATTGACCAGACACAGAACCAACTCAATAAGAG GTGGTCTGATTTCCAGAGTCTGGCCAACCAGCGCAAACAAGCTCTGGAATCAGCACTGAATATCCAGAACTATCATCTAGAGTGTAATGAGATCAAGAGCTGGATGAAGGAGAAGACCAAGGTCATCGAGTCCACGCAGAGCCTTGGAAATGACCTGGCTGGCGTCATGGCCCTGCAGCGTAAGCTCACTGGTATGGAGAGAGACCTGGAGGCTATACAG GGTAAGCTGGATGACCTGCGTTCTGAGGCCGAGAAGTTGGCATCTGAGCACCCTGAGCAGGAGGAGGAGATCAAGGGTCGGCTGGCTGAAATCCAGGATGTGTGGGAGGAGCTTCGAGCCACCATGAAACGGCGCGAGGAGTCGCTGGGCGAAGCCTCTAAGCTTCAGGGCTTCCTTAGAGATCTTGATGACTTCCAGGCCTGGCTTTCTCGTACACAGACCACTGTGGCATCCGAGGACACACCTACATCTTTGGCGGAAGCAGAGCGTCTGCTGGCTCAGCATGAGGCCATCAAGAATGAAGTAGATAATTACAGGGAAGATTATGAGAAGATGAGAGCTACCGGAGCTGAG GTGACTCAGGGACAGACTGATGCCCAGTACATGTTCCTAGCTCAGCGACTTCAAGCATTGGACACTGGCTGGAATGAGCTAAGGAGAATGTGGGAGAGCCGCCACTGCGTCCTCGCTCAGGCCTTTGATTTCCAAACCTTGCTACGAGATGCAAAACAAGCAGAGGGCTTCCTCAATAGCCAG GAGTATGTTCTGTCACACACAGAGATGCCCTCCAGCCTTCAAGGGGCTGTGGAGGCCATCAAGAAACATGAAGACTTCCTCACCACCATGGAGGCCAATGAAGAAAAAATCAACGGCGTGGTCGAGTCTGGACGGAGACTCATTTCAGATGGCAACACCTATGCAGACAAGATCCAAGAGAAGACAGACTCCATTCAGGAGAG GCACCAGAAGAACAAACAAGCTGCAAATGAGCTGCTAGCTAAACTGAAGGACAACAGAGAGCTGCAGCACTTCCTGCAGGATGGACAAGAG CTGAATTTGTGGATAAATGAGAAAATGTTGACAGCTCAGGACATGTCCTATGATGAGGCTAGAAACCTCCACAGCAAGTGGCAGAAGCACCAGGCCTTCATGGCTGAGCTAGCCTCCAATAAAGACTGGCTGGACAAGATTGACAAG GAGGGTCAGGTGTTAGTGAAGGAGAAGCCTGAGCTGGAGCAGACGGTATCAGAGACTATGAGCAGTCTGCAGAAGCAGTGGGAGGAGCTTGAGAGCACCACTCAAGCCAAAGCTCAGTGTCTGTTTGATGCTAACCGAGCTGAACTTTTCACGCAAAGCTGTTCAGCACTGGACTCCTGGCTCCAGAACATCTCCTCTCAGCTCCAAAGCGATGACTTTGGAAAAGATCTCACCAGTGTCAACATCTTGCTCAAGAAGCACCAG ATGCTGGAGCATCAGATGGAGGTGCGTGAGAAAGAGGTCCAGTCTCTGCAGTCACAGGCTCTGGCTTTGGCCCAAGAGGATGCTGGGATTGTGGAGGTGGATGGGCAGCAGAGAAGGGTGACAGAGAGCTTCTCGAACCTGCAGGACCCTCTAAGACAGCGGAGGCAGCAACTTCTTGATTCAAAAGAGGCTCATCAGTTCAACAGAGACCTTGAGGATGAAATT TTATGGGTAAAGGAGAGGATGCCTCTCGCCACGTCAACAGACCATGGTAAAGATCTTCCCAGTGTACAGCTGCTCATCAAAAAGAATCAG ACTCTGCAGAAAGAGATTCAGGGTCATCAGCCCCGTATCGATGACATCCAGGCTCATGGTAGGAACATGTCCCCTGAGGAGTCAGAGATGGACAGGGAAAGGAGAGCTGCTCTTGATGGGCGTCTGGCGGAGCTGAGGGAATTGTGGGCCCTTTTGATTTCTGAGACAGAGAAGAGGAACTTGAGGCTAGAAGAGGCTAACCGAGCGCAGCAGTTTTATGCAGATGCTGCAGAGGCTGAGGCCTGGATGGGAGAACAAGAGCTTCATATGATGTCAGAGGAAAAGGCGAAG GATGAGCAGAGTGCTTTGGTGATGGTGAAGAAACATCAGATTCTGGAGCAGGCTCTAGAGGACTATGCTCAGACCATCCACCAGCTGGCCAATAGCAGCAGACTTATGGTGAATGGTGAACACCCAGAGAG TGAAAGAATCACTCTGAGGCAGGCCCAGGTGGATAAACTGTATGCAGGGTTGAAGGATCTGGCAGAAGAGAGGAGGGGCAAACTGCAGGAGAGACTGAGACTGACCCAGCTGAAGAGAGAGGTGGATGATTTAGAGCAGTGGATCGCTGAAAGAGAGGTTGTCGCTGGGTCTCACGAACTCGGACAGGACTACGAACATGTGACG ATGTTGCGTGATAAATTCCGGGAGTTTGCGCGGGACACCAGCACAATTGGCCAGGAGCGTGTGGATGCAGTGAATGACCAGGCAGATGAACTTATCGAGTCAGGTCATCCTGAAAATGCCAGTGTGGCTGAATGGAAGGACGGGCTCAATGAGGCCTGGGCCGACCTGCTCGAGCTCATTGACACGCGCACACAGATGCTTGCCGCCTCATATGAGTTGCACCGCTTCCATCAGGACGCCCGGGAAGCTCTGGGGCTCATACGGGAGAAGAAGGAAACACTAGCAGGGGCCGAACTCGGACGGGACCTGAACACTGTCCAACACTTGCTTAGACAGCATACGGCATATGAGCATGATGTACAGGCACTGAGTGGACAG GTCACACAGGTTCAGGATGATGCTGCACGTCTACAGAAAGCATATGCTGGAGAGAAAGCTGATGATATCCATCGACACGAGCGTGCGGTCACAGAGGCCTGGGAGGGGCTTCAATCTGCCACTCAAGCCAGACGGCTACTCCTATTGGACACAGTGGAGAAGTTCAGATTCTTAAACATGGTCAGAGACCTAATGCTGTGGATGGAGGGAGTCAGCTTACAGATCCAGTCACATGACAGCCCAAG GGACGTCTCCTCAGCTGGTCTGGTCATTGCCAACCATCAGGATATTAAGTCTGAGATAGAGACCAGAGCAGACAGCTTTACCGCAAGCAGTGAAATGGGACGCACCCTCATCAACAACAACCACTATGCTTCAGATGAG ATTCAAGAGAAATTGGATCAGCTTCAGGCCAGACGCACTGAAATTAATCAGAAGTGGCAAGAGAAAATGGATCATTTACAGATCG tttTGGAGGTGTTACAGTTCAGCAGGGATGCATCTATGGCCGAGTCATGGCTGGCAGGACAGGAGCCACTGGTCAGGGGAGCAGAATTGGGCTCTAATGTCGATGAGGTTGAGAGTCTTATCAAACGCCATGAAGCCTTTGAAAAACTGGCAGCAGGCTGGGAAGATCGTTTCACACAGCTAGAGAAGCTCACCACG CTGGAGGAACAGGAAATTCAGAGAAGACTGGAAGAGGAAGAGAGGGCCCGACGACCACCCACACCTCCCCCTGTGGAGGAGGTAGTACAGTCTGAGATAAACGATTCTgctgcaag GACGAGTCTGGACCAGACTACATTGAACCAGTCAGTATCTGTCAATGGGGACTACAGTGACCAGGAAACATCACAG ggatcagaatcagaatctgtAAACGGTCCGGGCCGTGACAGCGGTCTAGACTCAGCATCACGGCAAGACCCTTCAGCTACACTGCCAGGGCGAGGAGGAGCAGAGGGGGCCACAGAAATTATGGAGGGCATCCTTTGCAGGAAACAGGAAATGGAATCGCACAACAAAAAAGCAGCCACCAG ATCGTGGCAGAATGTATATTGCATATTACGTAAAGGCAGTCTGGGCTTCTATAAGGACAACAAGAGTGCCTCGAATGGAATCCCCTACCATGGAGAAGTTCCCATCAGCCTTAGCGAGGCTGTCTGTGAGGTCGCCCATGActacaagaaaagaaaacatgTATTTAAACTGAG GCTTGGGGATGGAAAAGAATTCTTGTTCCAAGCAAAGGATGAG GCTGAGATGAGTTCATGGATTCAAGCAATCCAGTCATCCTTGTCGTCCACCGAGCGTTCACCGGGTGGCACACGAGGTCTGAGTCGGGCGATGACCATGCCGCCCATGTCTCCCAGCTCGGGCGATGCAGGAGGTGTAACCATGCGCAACAAAGATGGCAAAGAGAGAGGCGGCGAGAAGCGCTTCAGTTTCTTTGGCAAAAAGAAATAA